Proteins found in one Armatimonadota bacterium genomic segment:
- a CDS encoding aspartate kinase, translating to MKILVMKFGGTSVDSPEHREIAARKVIRAKENGFAPVVVVSAIGRRGAPYATDTLIEFLRSIDPSVPPNPREQDLMMACGEIISTVVMAHTLKTMGYDAVALTGGQAGIITDNEYGNARVLQIHPQAIRHHLEAGRIVVVAGFQGVAEDKLGFHPDITTLGRGGSDTTASALGAALNAVAVEIYTDVDGVKTADPDIIPDAKTLPVISYEEVAEIAHQGAKVLHPRAAEIAMLHNIPLWVKCTFTEEPGTLVTSAEGAEGVDLPEVTGVTHITGKIVYLIFHIGEVPEKPEIELQLYRLMAQANINLYLNSYSHDTLSFAVPRDRWNLVQSLLDGLVMPAGNPAQRLFLFRVGEKPSREYLLQKQMLSALGETIPLQEVPVDVLENCTMVSLIAAKLSRRPGVMALFLRTLYEAGIQVLQTADSEMSLSCLVNESDVEKAVRVLHERFVTERAYARQ from the coding sequence GTGAAGATTCTGGTGATGAAATTCGGAGGTACCTCCGTCGATTCGCCGGAACATCGCGAAATCGCCGCCCGCAAGGTCATCCGCGCGAAGGAGAACGGCTTCGCCCCCGTGGTAGTGGTATCCGCCATCGGCAGGCGCGGTGCCCCCTACGCCACCGACACGCTGATAGAGTTCCTGCGCAGTATCGATCCGTCCGTCCCTCCCAATCCCCGTGAGCAGGACCTGATGATGGCGTGTGGGGAGATTATCTCCACCGTGGTGATGGCACACACGCTCAAGACGATGGGCTACGATGCGGTCGCCCTGACCGGCGGGCAGGCGGGCATCATTACCGACAACGAATACGGCAACGCCCGGGTGCTGCAGATACATCCTCAGGCGATTCGCCATCATCTGGAGGCGGGCAGGATTGTGGTGGTAGCCGGTTTTCAGGGCGTCGCCGAAGATAAGCTGGGCTTCCATCCCGACATCACCACACTTGGGCGAGGGGGTAGCGACACGACTGCCTCCGCACTGGGTGCCGCTTTGAACGCTGTGGCGGTGGAAATCTACACCGACGTGGACGGTGTGAAGACCGCTGACCCCGATATCATCCCCGATGCCAAGACGCTACCCGTCATCAGCTACGAAGAGGTGGCGGAAATCGCTCACCAGGGTGCGAAGGTGCTTCATCCTCGTGCTGCCGAAATCGCTATGCTCCATAACATCCCCCTGTGGGTCAAGTGCACCTTTACCGAGGAACCCGGCACGCTGGTTACCTCTGCCGAGGGCGCAGAAGGGGTAGACCTGCCGGAAGTGACCGGCGTTACCCATATCACCGGCAAAATCGTGTACCTGATTTTCCATATCGGGGAGGTGCCAGAGAAACCGGAGATAGAACTGCAGCTCTACCGGCTGATGGCGCAGGCGAACATCAACCTCTATCTGAACAGTTACAGCCATGATACTCTCAGCTTTGCAGTGCCTCGCGACCGCTGGAACCTGGTACAGAGCCTGCTGGACGGGCTGGTGATGCCGGCGGGTAATCCTGCTCAGCGCCTGTTCCTCTTTCGAGTGGGCGAGAAGCCCTCGCGGGAGTACCTGTTGCAGAAGCAGATGCTGAGTGCTCTGGGGGAGACTATCCCCCTGCAGGAGGTTCCGGTGGACGTGCTCGAAAACTGCACGATGGTTTCCCTGATTGCTGCCAAACTCAGCCGCCGTCCCGGCGTGATGGCACTGTTCCTGCGCACACTGTATGAGGCGGGGATACAGGTGTTGCAGACGGCGGACTCGGAGATGTCGCTATCCTGTCTGGTCAACGAGAGCGACGTAGAGAAGGCGGTGCGCGTCTTACATGAGCGGTTCGTCACCGAGCGAGCGTACGCCCGACAGTGA
- the atpE gene encoding ATP synthase subunit c: MGLYLFGLALAVGFGLPVAVLSAAIAQGRAAAAALEGMARQPEAAGNIRTAMIIALAFIESLVIYALLMFFMLQGKLPGIDALAQLPK; encoded by the coding sequence GTGGGTCTGTATCTATTCGGGTTAGCGCTGGCGGTTGGCTTCGGCTTGCCGGTGGCGGTATTGTCGGCGGCGATTGCGCAGGGGCGTGCAGCCGCAGCAGCGCTGGAAGGCATGGCTCGTCAGCCAGAGGCGGCGGGGAACATCCGAACCGCGATGATTATCGCTCTGGCGTTCATCGAGTCGCTGGTGATTTACGCCCTGCTCATGTTCTTCATGCTGCAGGGCAAGCTGCCCGGCATCGATGCGCTCGCGCAGCTACCCAAGTAG
- the atpH gene encoding ATP synthase subunit delta has translation MREERVAKRYARALFQAAVRAQAVDAVNEALQQLLATLHEQPPLRYLLLNPLVPRERKQQMVQESIGRRTHPLLASLLSVLVDKRRERLLPEVARGFSELRDEHLGIMRVQAVTAYPLDSQQEQALIRSLERRTGKTVLLETQVDPSLIGGILVRIGDTIIDGSVRGQLQRLKQYLLNAWG, from the coding sequence ATGAGGGAAGAACGCGTCGCTAAACGATATGCTCGTGCTCTGTTTCAGGCAGCAGTACGCGCTCAGGCAGTGGATGCGGTAAACGAGGCGTTGCAGCAACTGCTGGCTACACTGCACGAGCAGCCGCCTCTGCGATACCTGCTGCTCAACCCTCTGGTTCCGCGAGAGCGCAAGCAGCAGATGGTGCAGGAATCCATCGGGCGCCGCACGCATCCCCTGCTGGCATCCTTGCTCAGCGTTCTGGTAGACAAGCGACGGGAACGCTTGCTACCTGAGGTGGCGCGCGGGTTCAGCGAGCTGCGCGATGAGCACCTAGGCATCATGCGGGTGCAGGCCGTCACCGCCTATCCGCTGGATAGCCAGCAGGAACAGGCGCTGATCCGCAGCTTGGAACGGCGCACCGGCAAAACGGTGCTTCTGGAGACACAGGTAGACCCGTCGCTGATTGGTGGTATCCTGGTGCGCATCGGCGACACGATTATCGACGGCAGTGTGCGTGGGCAGCTGCAGCGACTGAAGCAGTATTTGCTAAATGCTTGGGGATGA
- the atpA gene encoding ATP synthase subunit alpha, whose amino-acid sequence MAIRPEEITSILERELEQYQRGYEEVGVGTVLQVGDGIARVYGLQDVMVSELVEFPDGTMGMALNLEEDNVGVIILGSDENIKEGDTVKRTGRILSVPVGKPLLGRVVNPLGQPLDDKGAIVGEEYRLLEIKAPGVVHRQPVKEPLQTGIKAIDSMIPIGRGQRELIIGDRQTGKTAIAVDTIINQKYTHQTDSPVYCIYVAVGQKLSTIARVVKTLEDYGAMDYTTVVVASASDPAPLQYIAPYAGCTMGEYFRDNGMHALVVYDDLSKHAQAYRQVSLLLRRPPGREAYPGDVFYLHSRLLERAAKLSDEKGGGSLTALPIIETQAGDVSAYIPTNVISITDGQIYLESDLFFAGVRPAMNVGISVSRVGGNAQIKAMKQVAGRLKLDLAQYREVQAFAQFSSDLDRVTQQQLARGQRMVELLKQPQYQPMPVEDQIIVIFAGTGGYLDDIPVSAIQRFEREFLAFVHDKYPEVPENIRREKEIDSITQSALEKAVQEFKAQFKV is encoded by the coding sequence TTGGCGATAAGACCTGAAGAGATTACATCCATTCTGGAGAGAGAGCTGGAGCAGTACCAGCGTGGTTATGAAGAGGTAGGCGTCGGTACCGTTCTGCAGGTTGGCGACGGCATCGCCCGTGTGTACGGCTTGCAGGATGTGATGGTGAGCGAGCTCGTGGAGTTCCCCGACGGCACGATGGGGATGGCACTCAACCTGGAGGAGGATAACGTCGGTGTTATCATCCTCGGTAGTGACGAAAACATCAAAGAGGGAGACACCGTCAAGCGCACGGGACGCATCCTCTCGGTGCCTGTGGGCAAACCGCTACTCGGACGGGTGGTGAACCCGCTGGGACAGCCCCTGGACGACAAAGGCGCTATCGTGGGAGAGGAATATCGTTTGCTGGAGATTAAGGCGCCCGGTGTGGTGCATCGCCAGCCGGTGAAAGAGCCTCTGCAAACGGGCATCAAAGCCATCGATAGCATGATACCCATCGGTCGGGGACAGCGCGAGCTCATCATCGGCGACCGTCAGACGGGTAAGACCGCTATCGCCGTCGACACGATTATCAATCAGAAGTACACTCACCAAACCGACTCGCCGGTGTACTGCATCTACGTGGCAGTCGGACAGAAGCTCAGCACCATCGCGCGTGTGGTGAAGACGCTGGAAGACTACGGCGCGATGGACTACACCACGGTTGTCGTGGCGAGCGCGTCCGACCCTGCGCCGTTGCAGTACATTGCGCCCTACGCGGGATGCACGATGGGCGAGTACTTCCGCGATAACGGCATGCACGCGCTGGTGGTGTATGACGACCTCTCCAAGCACGCCCAAGCGTATCGACAGGTTTCTCTGTTGCTGCGCCGACCACCCGGGCGCGAGGCGTATCCGGGCGATGTTTTCTACCTGCATTCGCGCCTGCTGGAGCGTGCGGCGAAGCTCTCGGACGAAAAGGGCGGCGGTTCGCTGACCGCCTTGCCCATCATCGAGACGCAAGCGGGCGACGTTTCCGCCTACATCCCGACCAACGTGATCTCCATCACCGATGGGCAGATCTATCTGGAGAGCGACCTGTTCTTCGCTGGTGTGCGCCCCGCGATGAACGTGGGTATCTCGGTGTCGCGCGTCGGAGGAAATGCGCAGATTAAGGCGATGAAACAGGTCGCAGGGCGCCTGAAGCTGGACCTCGCCCAGTACCGTGAGGTGCAGGCGTTCGCGCAGTTCAGCTCTGACCTGGACCGTGTCACCCAGCAGCAGCTGGCGCGTGGACAGCGTATGGTGGAACTGCTCAAACAGCCCCAGTATCAGCCTATGCCTGTCGAAGACCAGATTATTGTCATCTTCGCGGGTACCGGAGGCTATCTGGATGACATTCCCGTCAGCGCCATCCAGCGGTTTGAGCGGGAGTTCCTGGCGTTCGTGCACGATAAATACCCGGAGGTACCGGAGAACATCCGGCGGGAGAAAGAGATAGATTCCATCACGCAGTCTGCGCTGGAGAAAGCAGTGCAAGAGTTCAAGGCGCAGTTCAAGGTATAA
- a CDS encoding ATP synthase subunit gamma yields the protein MATLRQIRQRIRIARNIQQITRAMKLIAAARLKRAQDRVLASRPYSEKMQTLIGTLALASGAVEHPLLQSREQVRRVGVLLITADRGLCGSYNTNIIRRCMDFVRQYEPDQVRLLTVGKKGMQFLQRRGYPSVQHFSIPLSGPTIAHAQEIANVAQQMFLSEEVDEFYLVFSRFRSALVQIPTVQRLLPVERAEAENGRVEYLDFLFEPSSEDLLKRLLPRYVLNLVYQALLESAASEHGARMTAMSAATDNAGKMISTLTLNLNRARQAAITKEILEVVSGAEALKEGE from the coding sequence ATGGCGACACTGAGGCAGATACGACAGCGGATCCGTATCGCGCGCAACATCCAGCAAATCACCCGCGCGATGAAGCTGATCGCAGCCGCACGCCTGAAGCGGGCGCAAGACCGCGTGCTGGCATCGCGTCCCTATTCCGAGAAGATGCAGACGCTCATCGGTACGCTGGCACTGGCGAGCGGTGCCGTAGAACATCCGCTTCTGCAGAGCCGAGAACAGGTGCGCCGTGTGGGCGTTTTGCTCATCACCGCCGACAGGGGGCTGTGCGGCAGCTATAACACCAACATCATCCGTCGCTGCATGGATTTTGTGCGTCAGTACGAGCCCGATCAGGTGCGTCTGTTGACAGTGGGCAAGAAGGGAATGCAGTTCCTGCAGCGGCGAGGTTACCCCTCTGTACAGCATTTCAGCATCCCCCTGTCGGGACCCACCATCGCACACGCCCAGGAGATAGCGAACGTCGCCCAGCAAATGTTCCTATCGGAGGAGGTGGATGAGTTCTATCTGGTATTCAGCCGTTTTCGCAGTGCGCTGGTGCAGATACCGACGGTGCAGCGCCTTCTGCCTGTGGAGCGTGCGGAGGCAGAAAACGGACGGGTGGAGTACCTGGATTTCCTTTTCGAGCCATCCTCCGAAGATTTGCTCAAGAGGCTGTTGCCTCGCTATGTGCTGAATCTGGTGTACCAGGCGTTACTGGAGTCTGCCGCTAGCGAGCATGGCGCGCGCATGACCGCTATGTCCGCCGCAACCGACAATGCGGGTAAAATGATATCGACACTCACTCTCAACCTGAACCGCGCCCGACAGGCAGCGATTACCAAAGAGATACTGGAGGTCGTGTCGGGAGCGGAGGCGTTGAAGGAGGGCGAGTAA